Within the Echinicola sp. 20G genome, the region ATAAGTTGATTATCTTTTACTTGTTGTAAAAACCGAATCAAATCCTCCTCATCAATAATGACATAGGCATCATTGGATTGAAATTCCATATCATCATATATCTTATTTATAATTTCATAATTCAATTTTGCCTGCTTACAAAATTTTATAAAACCCATTTTAATTTCTTTAGGATATGGGTAAATGGGGTTTTCTGGAAAAACCAGTGTAACCTTTGAATACTTTTTCAATTTAATTGCTACTTCATTCAAAGCATGATATATGTCATTTTCAAAATTTTGATAGATACATGGAACACTACTATTGATTTCAGGCAGAAATTTATCCATGAGTAACAGCTTATTTGCAGGCATATTTTGAAGGTATTTAATTGCGTCATTCATCTTTTCCGATGAATGACGGAAATGGGGCATTACCACAAAATGATCATATGCAAGTTTATTTTCTTCAAGAATATTCATCAGGTACTCTGCATTACAATGATGAACTCTCATATCGACTTGGTAATTGCCTCCCAAAGCATCTACAAACGAATGAAA harbors:
- a CDS encoding GntR family transcriptional regulator — translated: MILEKKILTSSINNSSRVPKYQQLADLLIQEIENGTIQIGEKLPSISELQEDSGLARDTIVKTFNFLREKKIVISVMSKGFYVARNVNLTKSKVLIVLNKLSSYKLKLFHSFVDALGGNYQVDMRVHHCNAEYLMNILEENKLAYDHFVVMPHFRHSSEKMNDAIKYLQNMPANKLLLMDKFLPEINSSVPCIYQNFENDIYHALNEVAIKLKKYSKVTLVFPENPIYPYPKEIKMGFIKFCKQAKLNYEIINKIYDDMEFQSNDAYVIIDEEDLIRFLQQVKDNQLILGKDMGVISYNDTSLKAVLGISVMTTDFEIMADSAAYMIAKEKVETVPNYFSLIDRGSI